In Chitinophaga varians, the following are encoded in one genomic region:
- a CDS encoding RagB/SusD family nutrient uptake outer membrane protein, with translation MKYKIISAVGLMLTILFNISSCKKYLDIKPDKSLVVPSSLNDLQAMLDDAMTMNLLWPIGGEVYSDNYYITDSDWKSIQQIDRLMYIFDKEASYSGDWFLTYRIILNTNLVLETLEKIEDRDTDRKKKIKASALFYRSMAHYILLQEFSLGYTISSKNGDEPGIPLKLNSDINSESTRSTIKDCYSTILDDLQNALPDLPSEVPYKTRPSKSAGYALLARIYLSIGNYKEAGKYASLCMNQGLNILDYNLINSDAPFERYNSEVIFHITGNYNTLLDPTVSKVDTNLLSLYPPGDLRRRLFFSQNIDSTWSFRGNYDGSASVQMFCGLAADEVYLIQAECLAREGQDNDALAVLNTFLKMRYDSSFTPRTASSGNLLTLILNERIKELLFRGVRWGDIRRLNLDGDNIVVQRKIQGKEYLLNHNDLRYALQIPIDVLAQSHIQKNRR, from the coding sequence ATGAAGTATAAAATAATTTCTGCAGTAGGCTTGATGCTTACTATACTTTTCAATATTTCAAGTTGCAAAAAATATCTTGATATTAAACCAGATAAAAGCCTTGTTGTTCCCTCTTCATTAAACGACCTACAAGCTATGCTGGATGATGCAATGACCATGAATCTATTATGGCCGATTGGTGGAGAGGTGTATTCCGACAACTATTATATAACAGATAGTGATTGGAAGTCTATACAACAGATTGATAGGCTAATGTACATATTTGATAAGGAAGCCAGCTATTCCGGAGATTGGTTCCTGACTTACAGAATAATTCTAAACACAAATCTAGTTTTGGAGACTTTGGAAAAAATAGAGGATAGAGATACGGATCGAAAGAAGAAGATTAAAGCCTCCGCGCTATTTTATAGATCAATGGCCCACTATATTCTATTGCAGGAGTTTTCATTGGGATACACAATTAGTTCAAAAAATGGAGACGAACCCGGCATTCCGCTAAAACTCAATTCAGATATCAATAGTGAATCCACCCGTAGTACTATTAAGGATTGTTATAGCACTATATTGGATGATCTACAGAACGCATTACCTGATTTACCCAGTGAAGTTCCATATAAAACCAGGCCAAGTAAGTCGGCTGGATATGCACTACTAGCAAGGATATACTTATCTATTGGCAATTATAAAGAGGCTGGTAAATATGCATCCCTATGCATGAATCAGGGATTAAACATCTTAGATTATAATTTAATCAATTCGGATGCGCCATTTGAAAGGTATAATTCAGAAGTCATTTTCCATATCACCGGAAACTACAATACCCTACTTGATCCTACGGTTAGTAAAGTGGACACCAATCTTCTGAGCCTCTATCCACCAGGCGACCTGCGCCGGCGTCTGTTTTTCTCCCAAAATATAGATAGTACCTGGTCCTTTCGCGGTAACTATGATGGATCGGCATCAGTTCAAATGTTCTGTGGACTGGCAGCAGACGAGGTGTACTTAATCCAGGCGGAATGCCTCGCAAGAGAAGGCCAGGATAACGACGCATTGGCTGTACTGAACACGTTCCTTAAAATGCGATATGATAGCTCATTCACCCCAAGAACCGCAAGCTCCGGAAACTTACTCACGTTAATATTAAATGAGCGTATCAAGGAACTGTTGTTTAGAGGGGTCCGTTGGGGAGATATCAGACGGCTAAATCTTGACGGAGACAATATAGTCGTTCAGCGAAAAATACAAGGCAAAGAATATCTCCTAAACCACAATGATCTGAGATACGCACTACAAATTCCGATTGATGTACTTGCTCAATCCCATATCCAGAAAAACCGTAGATAA
- a CDS encoding helix-turn-helix domain-containing protein produces MNHEIEDIHRLNAIREALLNRKKEKRISYRSLAATADVEVGTAYNFITGKTDITMLNLMKLARGLDFTLIELLQTSKS; encoded by the coding sequence ATGAATCATGAAATTGAGGACATCCATAGGCTGAACGCAATTAGGGAAGCCCTCTTGAATAGAAAAAAGGAAAAGAGGATCAGTTATAGAAGCCTGGCAGCGACTGCAGACGTTGAAGTAGGAACAGCTTATAATTTCATTACGGGAAAAACCGACATTACCATGTTAAATCTTATGAAATTAGCCAGGGGGCTAGACTTTACCCTTATTGAGTTGTTACAAACATCAAAATCCTAA
- a CDS encoding SusC/RagA family TonB-linked outer membrane protein, which translates to MNSTSIYKIHKLVLNFVGIAAIIILLSDQQLLAQDRKTTIVGRVTTSAGTVIVGATIRSASKGGITSTNQDGVFNIPSFQLPDTLFVSNIGFNSDTVPITIQYSGHELKIILAPSNTTLKQVEVSTGYQSVPAERATGAFERITRASLDRQFNVNITQYLKGTSTLLFDNTSASEKIFIRGRNTLFANNTPLFVVDNFPVDEISSINPNDIESITIMKDAASASIWGARAANGVIVLTTKKAAFNGKSKVTISTNTSISERPNLLKDYSIQSTDYISLEIDLFQKGYYNNDLNNRRRFPVLSPVIELLDSAKRGLVSSAIAMQRIDLLRNNNFRKDLRDYLYQTAVNNQVAVNISGGTNNHAYLLTIGYDNEQSSLVQNTMDRLTVRAENSYKFQKWLDAKIGIAYTHSSTRQDNGGPDKITPGGAKTRYYPYAKLVNEDASFASLPKDYRSAFKDTTGKGILLPWKYVPMQDQFTIDNINRYNNIRLNTDVKIKLNKDFSLDTKFQIEDQRTENPIFYSPDNYFTRNLANIYTGSVDNQIIHHIPIGPIYDLTTSRSTTYHLREQMNYQKKIMSNEITAIVGAEIKESKINGEVNRTYNYNPDLLTFSPIDYISSFGTYQNLAGQQKVPNPQAYTGQIYRFTSYYGNVAYNVQDRYIISGSVRKDASNLLGVNTNKRGVPLWSTGFRWNINKESFFNVQAISELALRISYGYGGNLQNTLSALPIIQYGTSTDNFIDAPFATLVSPPNPNLKWEKTGTLNVGVDFELGNGVVSGTIEYYHKKSTDLIGNTAIDPTTGVMFVSRNSAAIASHGVDFTFHALPLNRKVKVALDGIFSYSLNKITNYLYHYPSASSYINSGINPVEGFPTDAIFSYKWAGLSAQGNPVGYLHGKPSEDYRAIKSETTTDELVYNGRSLPPLYGSMQPTISYGKWSISSTITWKIGHYFRRPSVNYSGFANWYMNADYYDRWKQPGDEVKTNVPAMVYPFDNARDEFYQNSEILVEKADIVRLKDICLLFRPEIKQGHILKAISLQLYINNVGVLYRANKFKIDPDYGKMPPPRNYTIAVKTSF; encoded by the coding sequence ATGAATAGTACTTCCATATATAAAATTCACAAATTGGTTCTTAATTTCGTTGGCATAGCTGCTATAATCATCTTGCTATCAGATCAACAGTTGTTGGCACAAGATCGAAAAACAACTATAGTGGGAAGGGTAACTACTTCCGCGGGCACTGTCATTGTTGGTGCAACTATACGCAGCGCCAGTAAAGGAGGAATAACTAGCACCAATCAAGATGGGGTATTTAACATACCTTCTTTTCAACTCCCTGACACATTGTTTGTGTCAAATATAGGATTCAACAGTGATACAGTTCCAATAACAATTCAGTACTCAGGACATGAACTGAAGATCATCTTAGCCCCCTCTAATACCACACTCAAACAGGTCGAGGTCTCAACAGGGTATCAATCTGTTCCAGCGGAACGAGCCACCGGCGCTTTTGAACGAATCACCAGGGCATCGCTTGATCGACAGTTCAATGTCAACATTACTCAATACCTAAAGGGGACTTCTACACTGTTATTTGACAATACAAGTGCATCAGAGAAGATTTTCATTAGAGGCCGAAATACCCTTTTTGCAAATAACACACCGCTTTTTGTTGTAGATAATTTTCCAGTGGATGAAATAAGCAGTATTAACCCAAACGATATAGAATCGATTACTATCATGAAAGATGCTGCATCCGCATCAATTTGGGGGGCCAGGGCAGCAAATGGTGTAATCGTATTAACTACCAAGAAAGCTGCATTTAATGGTAAGTCGAAGGTGACCATTTCAACAAATACTTCGATTTCAGAACGGCCGAACTTACTTAAAGACTATTCGATACAATCTACCGATTATATCTCTCTGGAAATAGATCTATTTCAAAAGGGATACTATAATAATGATTTAAACAATAGGCGAAGGTTTCCAGTTTTATCACCAGTTATCGAACTATTGGACAGCGCTAAAAGAGGCTTAGTGTCCAGCGCAATTGCTATGCAACGAATAGACCTACTTCGTAACAACAATTTCAGAAAAGACTTGCGGGACTACTTATACCAGACTGCAGTTAATAACCAAGTGGCAGTTAACATTAGTGGTGGTACAAACAATCACGCATATTTGCTCACTATCGGCTATGATAACGAACAAAGCTCCCTTGTCCAAAATACAATGGACCGATTAACAGTAAGAGCAGAAAACAGCTATAAATTTCAGAAGTGGCTAGATGCCAAAATAGGTATTGCCTATACTCACTCATCTACCAGGCAAGACAACGGTGGCCCAGATAAGATCACTCCCGGTGGAGCAAAGACCAGATATTACCCTTATGCAAAACTTGTAAATGAAGATGCTTCATTCGCATCCCTACCAAAGGACTACCGATCTGCTTTTAAAGACACAACAGGAAAAGGGATATTGCTACCTTGGAAATACGTGCCTATGCAGGACCAATTCACAATCGACAACATCAACAGGTATAATAATATCAGATTAAACACTGATGTAAAAATTAAACTAAACAAGGACTTTAGCTTAGACACTAAGTTTCAAATCGAAGATCAGAGAACTGAGAATCCTATATTTTATAGCCCAGATAATTATTTTACCAGAAACCTGGCAAATATCTACACCGGGTCCGTGGATAACCAGATCATCCATCATATTCCTATTGGACCAATCTATGATCTCACAACCAGTCGCTCAACTACCTACCATCTTCGGGAACAAATGAACTATCAAAAGAAAATAATGTCAAATGAGATAACAGCAATAGTCGGTGCTGAGATTAAAGAATCTAAGATAAATGGTGAGGTTAATCGAACGTATAACTACAATCCGGATTTACTAACTTTCTCACCGATAGATTACATAAGCTCCTTTGGAACTTATCAAAATCTGGCAGGACAGCAAAAAGTACCGAACCCCCAAGCATACACCGGCCAAATTTATAGATTTACAAGTTACTATGGTAATGTTGCCTATAACGTGCAAGATCGATATATAATCTCAGGCAGTGTTAGGAAAGACGCATCTAACCTACTGGGAGTAAATACCAATAAACGTGGTGTTCCATTATGGTCTACGGGCTTCCGCTGGAATATAAACAAAGAGTCTTTCTTCAACGTACAAGCCATTTCTGAATTAGCTTTGCGAATAAGCTACGGTTATGGTGGAAATCTACAGAATACGTTATCCGCATTGCCAATAATTCAGTATGGTACTTCAACAGACAATTTTATTGACGCCCCATTTGCCACACTTGTGTCACCACCTAATCCTAATTTGAAATGGGAGAAAACAGGGACTTTGAACGTTGGTGTTGATTTTGAACTTGGGAATGGCGTGGTATCCGGAACCATAGAGTACTACCACAAGAAGAGTACTGATCTTATAGGAAATACAGCAATTGACCCAACAACGGGTGTAATGTTTGTAAGTAGAAATTCGGCAGCAATTGCATCACATGGAGTTGACTTTACATTTCACGCGCTGCCGTTAAATCGAAAGGTAAAGGTGGCATTGGATGGTATTTTTAGTTATAGTCTGAACAAAATCACAAACTATCTTTATCACTATCCTTCAGCTAGTAGCTACATAAATTCCGGTATTAATCCAGTTGAAGGGTTTCCAACCGATGCTATCTTCTCATACAAATGGGCGGGACTCTCAGCACAAGGAAATCCAGTCGGCTATCTACATGGGAAGCCCAGTGAAGACTATCGGGCTATCAAATCAGAAACTACAACAGATGAGCTTGTCTACAATGGACGCAGCTTGCCGCCATTGTATGGGTCAATGCAACCTACCATCTCATATGGAAAATGGAGTATCAGTTCAACTATCACCTGGAAAATTGGACATTACTTTCGCCGCCCTTCAGTTAACTATAGTGGCTTTGCGAATTGGTACATGAATGCAGACTATTATGATAGATGGAAACAACCTGGTGATGAGGTAAAAACTAATGTGCCAGCAATGGTCTATCCTTTTGACAATGCTAGGGATGAATTCTACCAGAACTCCGAAATACTGGTGGAGAAGGCAGACATTGTAAGGTTAAAAGACATTTGCCTATTATTTCGCCCGGAGATAAAACAGGGGCATATTCTGAAGGCAATATCATTACAACTGTACATTAATAATGTTGGTGTCCTCTATCGCGCGAACAAATTCAAAATCGACCCAGACTATGGCAAAATGCCACCACCTCGCAACTACACCATTGCAGTAAAAACGTCATTCTAA
- a CDS encoding TlpA family protein disulfide reductase gives MKNLFFLLGMLLPYISLEGQPITSTEILTHKNNLLLNGRPQLKSIASFKKRHIILDFFATTCSACISNIQELEKLQLDNDSVQILLITKEDTKTIQNFLARRQIGISLPIVYSDKILNRTFQHYSLPYIYWLVEGSTFFRSTKEYLIDSNIKLYLSGKRPSELDFTEKEFLYDSPSVSSRLTDAPEGPLYYSVFVPYAKGLQTRSGIQFDTIKKTVRRYAINWTIPEMALMAVNRFMILTRNRIILPAGDKSKYIPTGSYQYYEEWKRKNTYCYDTRISTETSLKPYMLEDLKKYTNTNIYLTTKDTPNIIITGYSGKITGSTKNQIKTSYSNDGTFLSMSDGTIGDFLYTLNNINSLLPIVDSTHIKGYINVAGEISDTSSLIRKLNQLGFSYKILTTPTEYLVIEKKSKNE, from the coding sequence ATGAAAAATTTATTTTTTCTTCTGGGTATGTTATTGCCGTACATATCATTAGAAGGACAACCTATTACGTCAACCGAGATATTGACACATAAGAATAACTTACTACTCAATGGGAGGCCACAACTGAAGTCCATTGCATCCTTTAAAAAGAGGCATATTATACTGGATTTCTTTGCAACCACCTGCAGCGCCTGTATATCAAATATCCAAGAACTTGAGAAATTACAATTGGATAATGATTCGGTGCAAATTCTCCTGATTACCAAAGAGGACACGAAAACGATTCAAAACTTTCTCGCGCGGCGCCAGATCGGCATTTCGTTACCTATTGTTTATTCCGACAAAATTCTGAATCGGACATTCCAACACTATTCACTACCATATATCTACTGGCTAGTAGAAGGTTCCACATTCTTTCGCTCAACAAAAGAATATTTAATCGACTCAAATATAAAGCTATACTTAAGTGGAAAGAGGCCATCAGAACTGGACTTCACTGAGAAAGAATTTTTGTATGATAGCCCATCTGTAAGCTCCCGTTTAACGGACGCACCAGAAGGCCCATTATATTATAGTGTATTTGTACCATACGCAAAGGGACTACAGACGAGGTCCGGTATCCAATTTGATACAATTAAAAAAACTGTCCGGCGATATGCCATCAACTGGACAATACCGGAAATGGCACTGATGGCTGTTAACAGGTTTATGATACTCACAAGAAATAGGATTATACTCCCTGCAGGCGACAAATCCAAATATATACCGACTGGCTCCTATCAATACTATGAAGAATGGAAACGCAAAAATACATACTGTTATGATACAAGAATATCAACTGAAACATCGCTAAAACCATACATGCTGGAGGACTTAAAGAAATATACAAATACAAATATATACCTAACAACAAAGGACACTCCGAACATTATAATTACAGGCTACAGTGGTAAAATAACCGGATCAACAAAGAATCAGATAAAAACAAGTTATAGCAACGATGGGACATTCTTATCAATGTCAGATGGAACAATTGGAGACTTCCTCTATACACTAAACAACATTAACTCCCTTCTTCCAATTGTTGACAGCACACATATAAAGGGATACATAAACGTGGCTGGAGAAATATCAGATACCTCATCGTTAATTAGAAAACTAAACCAGTTGGGGTTCAGTTATAAAATCCTAACAACTCCGACTGAATATCTCGTAATAGAAAAAAAATCGAAAAATGAATAG
- a CDS encoding helix-turn-helix domain-containing protein encodes MGKEDKAEAKVDSPKLVLNRIGAVLKEKGMSNEDLAGKIKVAPSTVSQYVTNTVQPSPQMFFLIALVTGSDVRELFVSLKDRSPQEKDELMKELLAFTYRSKRTKPKDKNV; translated from the coding sequence ATGGGCAAAGAAGATAAGGCAGAAGCTAAAGTTGATAGTCCGAAGCTAGTGTTGAACCGAATTGGCGCAGTGTTGAAAGAGAAAGGAATGTCAAATGAAGACCTTGCCGGGAAGATCAAGGTTGCGCCATCAACTGTTTCCCAGTATGTAACCAATACCGTTCAACCGAGCCCACAAATGTTTTTTCTTATTGCCTTAGTAACTGGCTCGGATGTACGGGAATTATTTGTATCGTTGAAGGACCGGAGTCCCCAAGAGAAGGATGAACTGATGAAAGAGCTGTTGGCTTTTACTTACAGGTCGAAACGAACGAAGCCTAAAGACAAAAATGTTTAA